The genomic interval CAACATCGATTGGCAGCAGATGATCAAGGGCGTGGTGCTGCTGGCAGCTGTGTTCTTCGATCTCTACAACAAGAACCGCGGATAATTTTCGCCGGTTTGAATGACAAAGCCGCCGGGGTGACCCGGCGGCTTTTTTGTTTTGGGGCGGTGACATTCGACAGTCGCCGGGCGCGCGGATAGGCTGTCGGGATGGAACACAAAGACATCTGGGATACCAAGGCCGCCGAAAGCTATGACACGCCGGGCACCGGCATGTTTGCGCCGGAGGTGCTGGGACCGATGGTGGATCGGCTGGCGGAACTGGCCGGGTCGGGGCGGGCACTCGAACTTGCCATTGGCACGGGCCGGGTCGCGGTGCCGCTGAGCGAGCGCGGCGTGCCGGTGGCGGGGGTCGAGATTGCGCCGCCGATGGTCGTGCAATTGCGGACACGGGCGGACGAAGCGACGATCCCGGTGGTTATCGGCGATATGACCAGTGCGCGTGTTGCGGGCGAATTCTCGCTGGTGTTTCTGGTGTTCAACGGCATTTCCAATGTGCTGACGCAGGGCGAGCAGATTGACTGTTTCCGCAATGCGGCGCGGCATCTGACACCGGGCGGGCGATTTGTCGTGGAACTTTGGGTGCCGGAACTGCCCAAGGTTTTGCCGGCGCCGCAGGCCATGGTGGGGCGCATGGAGAACGGGTACATGATGGTCGATACGTTCGATGTGGTCGCCCAGCATGTCACATCGCATCACTTCCGGTTTGGCGATGGCGAGGCGGCGACGCTGTTCCGTTCGCCGCACCGCTATGTCTGGCCATCCGAACTGGACTTGATGGGGCAGTTGGCCGGGTTTGACCTGGAAAGCCGACACGCGGACTGGAGTGGGGCGACGTTTACCGCTGCGTCGACCTCGCATGTCTCGGTCTATCGGCTGAAGTAGCGACGGGGCTCAGGACTGGGTGCAGTCGTTTTCCATCAGGGCGTCGAGCATGGCGCCGTTGCCGGTGTCGAAGCGCTGACCGGTGGCCCAGGGGCTTGTGATGCGGTCGGTGCGGAAGAAGCGGTAGGCGGAGCGCAGTTCGCACCAGCTGCCCAACAAGGTGACGTTGGAGAAAAACAGCAAAGCCAGCGGCCAGACGACGCGCTCGGTGACCGCGCCGGAGGTGTTGGCATAGCCGATGGCGAGTTTTGTGCGTTCGCGCACGGCGCGGCGGAGCACCGGCATATGTTGGCCGAAGGCGGCTTCGTCGTCCGTGCGAGATGGCACGAGGAGAGCCGAGCGTTCCATCACCGTGGCCAGCGGCGGCGGCAGGACGGCGGCGACCTTGGCAAGAACATCGTCGGCGGCCCGGGCGAGACCGGCATCGCCCCGGTCGCGGGCCAGGCGGGCGCCGAGCACGATGGCTTCGACTTCTTCGACGGTAAACATCAGCGGCGGCAGATCGTAGCCGGGGCGCAGGACATAGCCCACCCCGGCCTCGCCTTCGATGGGAACGAGGCCGGCCTGCAGGTCGAGCATGTCGCGATAGATGGTGCGGCGCGACACTTCGAGTTCATCGGCCAGCGCCTGTGCGGTGACCGGGCCGCGATGGCGGCGCAGCGCCTGAACGATTTGCAGGAGGCGGTCGGCCCGACGCATCGCTTTTTCTCCCTATCGCCAAACGCTGCTGACACCATGGTGGCCACAGCATCTTGCTAGCCTCAGAGCATAAAGCAGCGACAGGAAAAAGCTCATGTCACGTGCATTGAGGCATCTTATCAAAGGACTGATCATCATGACCATCGCAAGCAGCGCAGCATCGGCCAATGAGCTAAACATCAATCCGCCGGGGCTGTTTGACCCGACCGCGTTTGGCTATAGCCAGGTGGTGATCGCACCGGGCGGCAGCCGGATTGCCTATATTTCGGGGCAGGGCGGAGCGGGCAGCGATCGGGTGCTATCGCCCGACTTTGCGACACAGGTGGCGCAGGCCTATGCCAATCTGGGAGTGGCGCTCGATGGGGTCGGGGCGAAGCCCAACCAGGTGATCAAGCTGACGGTCTATGTGGTGGATCATGATCCATCCAAGCTGGGCGTGCTTACCGAACAGGTGGTCAAAATGTTTGGCGCGGCGCTGCCGGCGCAGACGCTGGTGCCGGTGCCGCGACTGGCGCTGGACGGGATGTTGTTTGAAGTCGACGCCGTGGTCGTCGTCGAATAATCGATAGCGCAAAGCCGTCGGGGTGACCGGCGGCTTTGGTGTTTTGTGAGATACTACTTTGCAGCTGCATCGGCAGGGAATGGCTGCGGGAAAGGCTGGTTGGTGTCGGCGGATTTGCTGACACCAGCCCAGGTTTCCAGCTCGGCGAGTTGGCCGTTGGAATAGGCGCGCGACATATCGACGGCGTTGACGCCCAGCAGCAGGTGCGATGGCAGAGTATCGCGCTTGACGACATTGACGATGATTTCGGCGCCACGCGCCGGATCGCCGGCAGCGACGACGTTGCTGGAGCTAAAGAGTTTGACGAGAGCGCCGACAGTGTCCTCGTAGCCGGGGGTGACGGGTTCGATCTTCATCGAGGAGCCGGCCCAGTCGGTGGCAAAGCCGCTTGGCTCGATGACCAGAACCTTGATACCGAAAGGCGCGGTTTCGACCGCTAGAACGCGGCTGAAACCATCGACCGCGAATTTGGCAGCCTGATAGGCGCCAATGCCCGGATTGCCGCCGACGCGGCCACCGACCGAGGAAAACTGAACGATGGTGCCGTGGCCCTGCTTGCGCATGGCGGTGACGGCGGCCCTGGAGACGTTGTAGACGCCCCAGAAATTGGTTTCGAACTGCGCGCGGAAATCAGCTTCGGGGCCGGTTTCAATCGGGAAGACGTTGGCGTAGCCGGCATTGTTGACGACGACATCAACGCGGCCGAAGCGCGTGACGGCGGCCTCAATGGCGTGCTGCGCGGCGGCGGCATCGGTGACGTCGAGCGCGACGGGCAGGATGCGGTCGCCATATTGCTCAACCAGGTCGGCGAGTTGTTCGGGCCGCCGCGCGGTGGCGACCACGAAATCGCCCGCCGCAAGGGCGGAGCGAACGAGTTCACGGCCGAAACCGCGAGAAGAACCAGTGATAAACCAAACCTGCTGTGCCATCTTTGCCAAGTCCAATGCGTTAAGATATCAATTAACGATACGGCGTTTTATTAATACCGCAACACTGTTTTGTAAAGTCGATAATGCCTCCATCCGAATTCCAGCGTGCGCGCAGCGCCGAAGCCAAGCAGGTGCGCGAAGACGCGATCCTTGACGCGGCGCGGGCGCTTGGCGCCGAACGCGGCGTGCGCACCATCACGCTCACCGATGTGGCCGAGGCGGTGGGCATGCATAAATCGGCGCTGTTGCGCTATTTCGAAACGCGCGAGCAGATTTTCCTGATGCTGACGGCAGAGGGCTGGCGGGACTGGTCGGTGCGGCTGCAGCAGGGCCTGGCCGCGTTGGAGCGGCCCAGTGTCGAGCAGGTTGCGGCGCTGCTGGCCGAGACGCTGCTGGAGCGGCCGCTTTTTTGCGATCTGCTGGCGCAGGCGCCGCTTAATCTGGAACGCAATGTGTCGATCGAGGCTGTGCGGGCGTTCAAGACGATTGCGCTGGGCGAGGTGCATGCCATCGGGGACGCGTTGGCGGCTGCGCTGGGCCTGACCGAGCGGCAGGGGCTCGATACGGTGGCGACGGCAACCTCGATGGCGGGGGCGCTGTGGCAGATGGCAACGCCGGGTCCGGACGTGCAGGCGCTGTTTCGCCGCGAGCCGCAATTTGCCCATGCGCTGGTCGAGGTGACCCCGCAACTGTCGAGGATCCTCGTCGCGATGCTGACCGGGTTTCGGGCGGGCAATGGGCTTGACGGCAAAACGGGCCAGGCTTAAGGAGCGTATCCGGTTTACAGGGAACCGGCCGCTCGCATGGCGTTTTCGCCCGTGGTGAAGTCCCTGTCCTGAGATTGAGCTTATCGCCATTTCCCCCCGGGGCAGTTGGAGCGATGGCAGTGCGAGCGCCCATCATCATCTTCCGACGTGCCCGCAATGGGAGACTTTGATGAGTGACCAATCGTCGTCGGCGAGCGCGCCGACCAATACATTCCTACGCGGATCGATCCGATCCGTTTTCATCCGCACCAGCCTGCCGATCATCCTCGTGACCATGGTCAGCGGGTTGCTGACTGTCGTTGACGCCATGTTGCTGGGTGCCTTTGTGGGCGCCGATGCGCTGAGCGCGGTGACGCTGGTGTTTCCGATCTCGATGTTGCTGGTGGCGCTCACCACCATGGTCGGCATTGGCATGGCCAGCCTATTGGGCCGGCAGATCGGAGCGCGTGACATGGGCGCGGCGCGACAGACCCTCGCCTCGGCACAAGGGTTGGCCGTGGCCATCGCCGTGGCCTCGATGGTCGTGTTCTTTGGCTTTGGCAGCCACGTGGTCAGCGGGCTGGCGGGCGGCAACGTCCATCTCGGAGAGATGGGCTGGACGTTCCTCGCCATCTCGTTTGCCACAGCGCCGTTCGCCTTCCTGTTATCGGTGCAGGCCGATGCCTTGCGCAGCGAAGGGCGCGTGGCCTTCATGGCCATTGCCGGCATCGTGGTGACGCTGGCCAATATCGGGTTCAACGCCTTGCTGATCGGCGTGTTCGATTTTGGCGTGGCGGGATCGGCCTGGGGCACGGCACTGGCGCAGGCGCTCGGGCTGGGCGTGGTTGTGGTCTATCGGCTGGGCGGCAAGGCCGTGTTGCCAATGGTCGGGGTGCGCTACGACCGGGCCTGGGGCGAAATGCTTGCCCTTGGTGCGCCGCGAAGCCTCAACTTCATCGGCAT from Devosia sp. 2618 carries:
- a CDS encoding TetR family transcriptional regulator, giving the protein MPPSEFQRARSAEAKQVREDAILDAARALGAERGVRTITLTDVAEAVGMHKSALLRYFETREQIFLMLTAEGWRDWSVRLQQGLAALERPSVEQVAALLAETLLERPLFCDLLAQAPLNLERNVSIEAVRAFKTIALGEVHAIGDALAAALGLTERQGLDTVATATSMAGALWQMATPGPDVQALFRREPQFAHALVEVTPQLSRILVAMLTGFRAGNGLDGKTGQA
- a CDS encoding MATE family efflux transporter, which produces MSDQSSSASAPTNTFLRGSIRSVFIRTSLPIILVTMVSGLLTVVDAMLLGAFVGADALSAVTLVFPISMLLVALTTMVGIGMASLLGRQIGARDMGAARQTLASAQGLAVAIAVASMVVFFGFGSHVVSGLAGGNVHLGEMGWTFLAISFATAPFAFLLSVQADALRSEGRVAFMAIAGIVVTLANIGFNALLIGVFDFGVAGSAWGTALAQALGLGVVVVYRLGGKAVLPMVGVRYDRAWGEMLALGAPRSLNFIGIALSSAAVLFTLQRLDLSDPDVTIAAYGVVMRLMTFVFLPLMGMSLALQAIVGNTVGAGQVERARQTLRLALGVSVGYGLLVQLVLIGGRDMLGGLFVPDALVGAEVARIMPLYLAAYFAFGPVMMFASYAQATGKVRQAAILSLGRAYLFGIPLTLLLPLIWGETGVWAAAPVADMLMLALTGLIWWRASIAPKVAPA
- a CDS encoding YafY family protein; the protein is MRRADRLLQIVQALRRHRGPVTAQALADELEVSRRTIYRDMLDLQAGLVPIEGEAGVGYVLRPGYDLPPLMFTVEEVEAIVLGARLARDRGDAGLARAADDVLAKVAAVLPPPLATVMERSALLVPSRTDDEAAFGQHMPVLRRAVRERTKLAIGYANTSGAVTERVVWPLALLFFSNVTLLGSWCELRSAYRFFRTDRITSPWATGQRFDTGNGAMLDALMENDCTQS
- a CDS encoding methyltransferase domain-containing protein, giving the protein MEHKDIWDTKAAESYDTPGTGMFAPEVLGPMVDRLAELAGSGRALELAIGTGRVAVPLSERGVPVAGVEIAPPMVVQLRTRADEATIPVVIGDMTSARVAGEFSLVFLVFNGISNVLTQGEQIDCFRNAARHLTPGGRFVVELWVPELPKVLPAPQAMVGRMENGYMMVDTFDVVAQHVTSHHFRFGDGEAATLFRSPHRYVWPSELDLMGQLAGFDLESRHADWSGATFTAASTSHVSVYRLK
- a CDS encoding RidA family protein → MSRALRHLIKGLIIMTIASSAASANELNINPPGLFDPTAFGYSQVVIAPGGSRIAYISGQGGAGSDRVLSPDFATQVAQAYANLGVALDGVGAKPNQVIKLTVYVVDHDPSKLGVLTEQVVKMFGAALPAQTLVPVPRLALDGMLFEVDAVVVVE
- a CDS encoding SDR family NAD(P)-dependent oxidoreductase, whose amino-acid sequence is MAQQVWFITGSSRGFGRELVRSALAAGDFVVATARRPEQLADLVEQYGDRILPVALDVTDAAAAQHAIEAAVTRFGRVDVVVNNAGYANVFPIETGPEADFRAQFETNFWGVYNVSRAAVTAMRKQGHGTIVQFSSVGGRVGGNPGIGAYQAAKFAVDGFSRVLAVETAPFGIKVLVIEPSGFATDWAGSSMKIEPVTPGYEDTVGALVKLFSSSNVVAAGDPARGAEIIVNVVKRDTLPSHLLLGVNAVDMSRAYSNGQLAELETWAGVSKSADTNQPFPQPFPADAAAK